Below is a genomic region from Candidatus Schneideria nysicola.
AAAATATGATGAAAATTATTCATATGAACTTGTATATACTCCTGATTTAATAAAAGTAATAGAATTACAAATGATAAAAGATTTAAAGTTAACATCTTATCAACTCATGCAAAGAGCTGGTAGAGCAGCTTTTCGTCGTMTTAATTGGCTCTATCCCTTTCTAGATCATTGGCTTATATTAACTGGGAATGGTAATAATGGTGGAGATGGTTATATTCTTGCTATGTTAGCATTATCTGTTGGAAAAAAAGTAACAGTATTATCTTGTTGTACAGAAGATCGTATCTTTACACCTTTATCATCTCCTCATGCTACACAAGCTAAAAATAACTGGATAAATATGAATCAAAATATTTTGACTTATGATGCTCCTTGGCCACAAGTAGATATTATTATTGATGCATTATTGGGAATAGGTTTAAGAGATGCTCCAAATGTTCTATATTCCTCTTTAATTAAAAAGGCAAATAGTTATTCTATAAAAAATTCTGTACCCATTTTTTCTTTGGATATTCCTTCTGGTTTAATGGCGAAAACAGGAACCATTCCTGGTGATGTTATTCAAGCAACTCATACCCAAACTTTTATTGCAATTAAAACTGGTTTATTAATTGGAAAAGCAAGAAGTGTAGTTGGACAACTACACTTTGATGACTTAGGTTCTAATAAATTATTAGTTAAGAAAAAATCAGGAATAAGACGTCTAACAACAAAAAGCTTATTAAAATGGATACCATCTAGAGATCCTTGTTGTCATAAAGGAAATAATGGTCGTTTATTAATCATAGGAGGAGATTATGGTTTAGCTGGATCAGTCTTAATAGCAGGTGAGGCGGCATTACGTTCTGGTGCAGGATTAGTACAAATATTAACAAGAGAATCTCATATATCTGGATTTCTTTCCAGAAGACCTGAATTAATAGTAAGAAAATTAACTAATTCTTCTCTTGAAAATGCATTATCTTGGTCAGATATTATTCTAATAGGTCCAGGATTAGGAATAGATAAATGGGGTAAGAATGCTCTATCTATATTAGAAAATTATGATAAACCTATGTTATGGGATGCTGATGCTTTAAATTTACTTTCATTATATCCTAATAAAAATAATAATAGAATTATTACTCCACATTTAGGAGAAGCAGCAAGATTATTAAATCTAAATGTTTCTCAAATAGAAACGAATTATATTCTTTCTATTAACAATTTATATAAATATTATGGAGGTGTTGTAGTATTAAAAAGTGCTGGAACATTGATTCTAGAGAAGAATCATTTATCTATCGTAGATGTAGGAAATGCTAGTATGGCTTCTGGTGGAATGGGTGACTTATTATCAGGAATTATATGTGGATTGTTATCACAAAATTTCTCATTATATGACTCTGCATGTATTGGATGTATTATTCATGGTTCTGCAGCAGATAATTTAGCAAAAGAAAAAGGAATACGAGGTATATTAGCAACAGATTTATTAAATAATATATATAAATTTATTAATATTAATGATATTAATAAATTAAAATTAAAAATATGAATATAAAAAATATAAATATAGATATACTAAATAAAAAACAAGCTATTGATTTAGGAAAAGCTATAGCTTGTTTTTGTTATGCTCCCTGTATTATTTATCTTAGTGGAAAAATTGGCATTGGAAAAACTACATTCTGTAATGGTTTTTTACAAGCTATAGGATATACTGGTAATGTAAAAAGTCCTACTTATAATATATTTGAAAAATATATATTTTCTCATATTTTAATATATCATATTGATCTTTATCGCATACAATATGCGGAAGAATTAGAATTTATTGGAATAAGAGATTTTTTTTGTCAAAAATCTATTTACTTGATAGAATGGCCCAAATTTGAAAAAATATTACCACAAGCAGATATATCTCTATTATTTGAATATAAAGATAATAGTTTAATTCGAACAGTCAATTTGTTAGGAATGACTTTAAAAGGCCAAAAAATCTTATCTTCTTTTAATAAGAAGATAAGATATTAATATCTTATCCATCCGTTCTAATTGTAGACTAGTAAATATCTAACTATCTTATGTCATTTATTCAGATACTTCCACCAAAAGTTGTTAAATGTATTGCTGCAGGTGAATCAATACAATATCCTACTTCTATTGTAAAAGAACTTTTAGAAAATAGTCTAGATGCTAATGCTACATCTATTTATATTGATATTGAGTGTGGAGGAAATAAATCGATTTGTATTCGTGATAATGGACATGGTATTAACAAATCAGAGATGAAAATTGCACTAGCACGTCATGCCACTAGTAAAATTCGTCAATTTGATGATTTAAAAATAATTAAGAGTATGGGATTTAGAGGTGAAGCTTTATCAAGTATTAGTGCCATATCAAGATTATCTTTAACATCACGTCCACCGAATCAAAATGAAGCATGGAAGATATATTGTGAAGGAGGAAATACTACTGATATTTTTCCTACTGCTCATCCTATTGGAACTTCAATAGAAGTATTAGATATATTTTATAATATACCCGTAAAACGCAAAATTCTTCGCACAGATAAAACAGAATTTACACACATTACTACACTCGTCCGTTGTATTGCTTTAGCTTGGTTTAATGTAACATTTATTTTACGACATCACAAAGAAGTTATACATCATTATAAATTAGCTAAAACAGAAAAAGAATATTTACTTCGATTAAATTCTTTATGTGGTTCAACATTTACTAAAAACAGTATATCCATCTATAAAAAGGAAGAGGATATTATTATTAAAGGATGGATAATCAATCCTACTGTCACCATTACTTCTAATATACAATATATTTATATTAATAAAAGAATGGTAAAAGATTTATTAATTAATCATGCTGTTTGTCAAGCATTTTATCATTTTTCATTGAAAAAACCATCTTATATATTATATCTAGATATAGATCCAAATTTAATAGATATTAATATACATCCTAATAAAAAAAGTATAAAATTTTATCAAGAAAGAGTTATACATCATTTGATCTATCAAGCGATATTCTATTCTTTAAAAAATTCTGCAATTTATTTTCCTATAAAGTCAATTCGTACTGAGAAAGAAACATCAGACTTCATTCAATGGCAATTAGAACAAAAACAAAAATTAATTTTACCACATTCTAATTCTTTACAATATCAAACACAAGATCAAAAAAATAAAAAAAATTTACCAGAAAATTTTCTTAAAATGAATAACAAAAGATTAGGTAGAATTTTAACTATTTTAAAACCTTGTTATGCATTAATAGAATCTTTTGAAAAAATATACTTATTTTCTTTATCTAAAGCAGAATCTTATCTTATTACAATGTTTTTGAATTCAACATATGAAAATAATCCATATAATTCTATTCATCGTTTGATTATTCCAATAAGAATCCCTTTACGAATAGAAGAAATAAAAATATTAAAAAATCATGAAAATTTATTGAAAAATATGGGATTTTTAATCACAATAGATGAAAATGGAGCTCAATTAAAAGGATTACCATCTTCACTTAGACAAATAAATAATTTACAAAATTTTATAATAGATTTTTTAAAATATATTTATTCACAATCATATGATATTCTTCTATATAAGAATAAACTTCTACAGAAAAATGCTGTAAATTGGATTATAAATTGGATAGAATCTCATACTACTCATTGGAATTATTTTAAAGCGATTGATTTATTTTATAAAATTGAACTTTTTTTTCCAAATTGGATTCATACACCTCCTCCAAATATTATAGTAACATTAAATATAGAATCTGCTATTGATTCGCTACGAAATAATAATGATATATAAAAATATAAATAATACTACAATCCCATTAGCTATATTTTTAATGGGAACTACTGCTTCTAATAAAACTAAACTTGCAATAGAATTATTTCATAAAATCAAAGAGATAGAAATTATTAGTGTTGATTCTGTTAAAATATATAAAGGGATGGATATTGGTACTGCTAAATTAAGTCATCAAGAAAGAAAAGTAATTAATCCATTATTAATAGATATTCTTGATCCTAGTGAATCTTATTCAGTAGCAAATTTTTATCATGATGCACTTTTTGAGATGAAAAGGATCACAGAATTAGGTAGAATTCCTTTATTAGTGGGTGGTACATTACTTTACTTTAAAGTTCTGTTAGAAGGGTTACATTCTGCACTCCCTAAAAAAAATATTGAAATACGTGAATATCTTAAAAATAAAGCAAAATTAAGAGGATGGAAAAAACTCTATCAATATTTAGAAGAAATTGATCCAATTATAGCAAAACACATTCATCCAAATGATATTCAAAGACTCTCTAGAGCTTTAGAAGTGTTCTTAATATCAGGTAAAACAGTAACAGAATTAATAAATACTCACCCTAAATTCGTACTGCCATATAAAGTATATCAATTTATTATGGTCCCATCAGATCGTTTACATTTACAAAAGCGTATAGAAAATCGATTTTATAAAATGTTATTTAATGGATTTGAAAATGAAGTATATACACTATTTACTCGTGGTGATTTAAATCAAAATATGTCATCTATTCGTTCTATTGGATATCGACAAATGTGGGAATATTTATCTAATGAAATAAATTATGACTTCATGGTGAATTCTGTAATTAGTGCAACAAAAAAATTTGCTAAAAGACAAATAACCTGGTTAAAAAGTTGGAAAGAAGCATATTGGCTGAGTAATAATGATATTGAAAAAAATATTAATGAAATTTTATCTTTTCTAAAAAAAGAAAAGAATTGGCTTGTTATTTTCTTTTTAAAATTGATGCCATTTAAAATTTATGCAGCAATATTTTTATACTAAATTTTACTTTTTTAATGATTGAAATAATAAAGGCTAAAATAACATGTCAAAAAGAGAATCTTTACAAAATCCATTCCTAAATACACTACGTCGAGAACGTATTCCCGTTTCCATTTATTTAGTAAATGGAATTAAATTACAGGGACAAATCGAATCTTTTGATCAGTTTGTCATTTTATTAAAAAATACGGGAAGTCAAATAGTTTACAAACATGCTATTTCCACTATTGTTCCATTACATGCCATTATTCATAATAATAATATAAATAGTACTAATCCTGATAATAAGGAAAATACCACCTCTAATAAAAAATAATATTCTTCTATATATCTTGTTTAATAATCACCATCCATCTTATTTATTAATTAATGGAGTCAAAACATGGAGTGGAATCATACCAATAATCAGGGTAATGACCGTGACCCATGGGGTAATCAAAGTCATAAAGAAACAATAAAAAGTCGTAAAGAAAAATCTATCAATATAGAATCTATTCAGAGAATAAGAGAAAAATTACGTTACTTTTTTAGTAAAAAAAATAAAAACGCTACAAATAAATCATTACAACAGAATCGACATCTTAGTTATATTATAACTGCAGTCATCGTTGCTTGGATAGGAAGTGGTTTTTATACTATTAAAGAAGCTGAAAAAGGGGTTGTACTTCGCTTCGGAAAATTTAATCGTTTAGTTCAACCAGGTTTAAATTGGAAACCTACGTTTATTGATACGGTAACAGCAGTTAATATAGAATCTGTCAGAGAAATTGCAGCTTGTGGTATTATGCTAACTTCTGATGAAAATGTAGTCAAAGTAGAAATGAATGTACAGTATCGTATAACCAATCCGAGATTTTATTTATTTAGTGTAATTAATGCAGATAATAGTTTACATCAAGCTACAGATAGTGCATTAAGAGGGATAATAGGTAAATATACTATGGATAAAATTTTAACGGAAGGTCGCACTATTGTGCGTAGCGATACACAACGTGTACTAGAAGAGATTATACAGCCCTATAATATAGGGATAGATTTATTAGATGTAAATTTTCAATTAGCACGTCCTCCTGAAGAGGTAAAGGCAGCTTTTGATGATGCTATTGCAGCTCGAGAAAATGAGCAACAATATATAAGAGAAGCTGA
It encodes:
- the tsaE gene encoding tRNA (adenosine(37)-N6)-threonylcarbamoyltransferase complex ATPase subunit type 1 TsaE; protein product: MNIKNINIDILNKKQAIDLGKAIACFCYAPCIIYLSGKIGIGKTTFCNGFLQAIGYTGNVKSPTYNIFEKYIFSHILIYHIDLYRIQYAEELEFIGIRDFFCQKSIYLIEWPKFEKILPQADISLLFEYKDNSLIRTVNLLGMTLKGQKILSSFNKKIRY
- a CDS encoding NAD(P)H-hydrate dehydratase, which produces MEEKYDENYSYELVYTPDLIKVIELQMIKDLKLTSYQLMQRAGRAAFRRJNWLYPFLDHWLILTGNGNNGGDGYILAMLALSVGKKVTVLSCCTEDRIFTPLSSPHATQAKNNWINMNQNILTYDAPWPQVDIIIDALLGIGLRDAPNVLYSSLIKKANSYSIKNSVPIFSLDIPSGLMAKTGTIPGDVIQATHTQTFIAIKTGLLIGKARSVVGQLHFDDLGSNKLLVKKKSGIRRLTTKSLLKWIPSRDPCCHKGNNGRLLIIGGDYGLAGSVLIAGEAALRSGAGLVQILTRESHISGFLSRRPELIVRKLTNSSLENALSWSDIILIGPGLGIDKWGKNALSILENYDKPMLWDADALNLLSLYPNKNNNRIITPHLGEAARLLNLNVSQIETNYILSINNLYKYYGGVVVLKSAGTLILEKNHLSIVDVGNASMASGGMGDLLSGIICGLLSQNFSLYDSACIGCIIHGSAADNLAKEKGIRGILATDLLNNIYKFININDINKLKLKI
- the mutL gene encoding DNA mismatch repair endonuclease MutL codes for the protein MSFIQILPPKVVKCIAAGESIQYPTSIVKELLENSLDANATSIYIDIECGGNKSICIRDNGHGINKSEMKIALARHATSKIRQFDDLKIIKSMGFRGEALSSISAISRLSLTSRPPNQNEAWKIYCEGGNTTDIFPTAHPIGTSIEVLDIFYNIPVKRKILRTDKTEFTHITTLVRCIALAWFNVTFILRHHKEVIHHYKLAKTEKEYLLRLNSLCGSTFTKNSISIYKKEEDIIIKGWIINPTVTITSNIQYIYINKRMVKDLLINHAVCQAFYHFSLKKPSYILYLDIDPNLIDINIHPNKKSIKFYQERVIHHLIYQAIFYSLKNSAIYFPIKSIRTEKETSDFIQWQLEQKQKLILPHSNSLQYQTQDQKNKKNLPENFLKMNNKRLGRILTILKPCYALIESFEKIYLFSLSKAESYLITMFLNSTYENNPYNSIHRLIIPIRIPLRIEEIKILKNHENLLKNMGFLITIDENGAQLKGLPSSLRQINNLQNFIIDFLKYIYSQSYDILLYKNKLLQKNAVNWIINWIESHTTHWNYFKAIDLFYKIELFFPNWIHTPPPNIIVTLNIESAIDSLRNNNDI
- the hfq gene encoding RNA chaperone Hfq — encoded protein: MSKRESLQNPFLNTLRRERIPVSIYLVNGIKLQGQIESFDQFVILLKNTGSQIVYKHAISTIVPLHAIIHNNNINSTNPDNKENTTSNKK
- the hflK gene encoding FtsH protease activity modulator HflK, whose product is MEWNHTNNQGNDRDPWGNQSHKETIKSRKEKSINIESIQRIREKLRYFFSKKNKNATNKSLQQNRHLSYIITAVIVAWIGSGFYTIKEAEKGVVLRFGKFNRLVQPGLNWKPTFIDTVTAVNIESVREIAACGIMLTSDENVVKVEMNVQYRITNPRFYLFSVINADNSLHQATDSALRGIIGKYTMDKILTEGRTIVRSDTQRVLEEIIQPYNIGIDLLDVNFQLARPPEEVKAAFDDAIAARENEQQYIREAEAYANEVRPRANGKAQRILEEGRAYKVRTILEAKGEIERLSKLLPEYNLAPSITKERLYIQTMEKILNCTKKVIVDDTNNLLIMSLDKLLQNKNDDSNINNNQIFLHDSSPPKNYKKESNSKNNTIRNIARDRFIERSN